From a region of the Pseudoclavibacter endophyticus genome:
- a CDS encoding 1,4-dihydroxy-2-naphthoyl-CoA synthase — protein MDATNVSELFDASQWRGVAGFDDLRDVTYHHDLEGRVARIAFDRPEVRNAFRPGTVDELYRVLEDARLNSRIGAVLVTGNGPSPKDGGRAFCSGGDQRIRGRSGYQYASGETAETVDQGRAGRLHILEVQRLIRFMPKVVIAVVNGWAAGGGHSLHVVCDLSIASREHARFKQTDADVGSFDAGYGSAYFAKQVGQKFAREVFFLAEEYSAERAAEMGTVNRVVPHAELEREALAMARTVLTKSPTAIRMLKYAMNLPDDGLVGQQLFAGEATRLAYGTDEAVEGRDAFLEKREPDWAPFPWHV, from the coding sequence ATGGATGCTACGAACGTCTCCGAGCTCTTCGATGCGTCGCAGTGGCGCGGGGTCGCGGGCTTCGACGACCTGCGCGACGTCACCTACCACCACGACCTCGAGGGGCGAGTGGCACGCATCGCGTTCGACCGGCCCGAGGTGCGCAACGCCTTTCGTCCGGGCACGGTCGATGAGCTCTACCGAGTGCTCGAAGACGCCCGCCTGAACTCCCGCATCGGCGCAGTGCTGGTGACGGGCAACGGTCCGAGCCCGAAAGACGGCGGCCGCGCGTTCTGCTCGGGCGGCGACCAGCGCATCCGCGGCCGGAGCGGGTACCAGTATGCGTCGGGCGAGACGGCCGAGACGGTCGATCAGGGGCGCGCGGGGCGTCTGCACATCCTCGAGGTGCAGCGACTCATCCGCTTCATGCCGAAGGTCGTCATCGCGGTCGTGAACGGGTGGGCGGCCGGCGGCGGGCACTCGCTGCACGTCGTGTGCGACCTCTCGATCGCGTCGCGAGAGCACGCCCGGTTCAAGCAGACTGACGCCGACGTGGGCTCGTTCGATGCTGGCTATGGCTCGGCGTACTTCGCGAAGCAGGTGGGGCAGAAGTTCGCGCGCGAGGTGTTCTTCCTCGCCGAGGAATACTCGGCCGAGCGCGCCGCCGAGATGGGAACGGTCAATCGCGTCGTGCCGCACGCAGAGCTCGAGCGCGAAGCGCTCGCGATGGCACGCACGGTGCTCACCAAGTCGCCGACCGCGATCCGCATGCTGAAGTACGCCATGAACCTGCCGGACGACGGGCTCGTCGGGCAGCAGCTCTTTGCGGGTGAGGCCACGCGGCTCGCCTACGGCACCGATGAGGCCGTCGAGGGGCGCGACGCCTTCCTGGAGAAACGCGAGCCCGACTGGGCGCCGTTCCCCTGGCACGTGTGA
- a CDS encoding DUF1028 domain-containing protein, with the protein MTFSLVARDAQTGAFGMIISSSSPAVASRCLNLRAGVGAASSQNVTNPALGGFVLDRLARGESSEAAVSASAASDPYPEYRQLTAVDAQGRAAVFSGEKSLGVHTERIGQGAVAAGNLLASERTIDELLEGYLRSNATTFEARLLDGALAALAAGGEAGPVRSAGLAVVENEPWRVTDLRVDDHDAPIGELARLLELWLPQKEAYRARAHDPREAPSYGVPGDE; encoded by the coding sequence ATGACGTTCTCGCTCGTGGCGCGCGACGCGCAGACCGGTGCGTTCGGCATGATCATCAGCTCGTCGAGTCCCGCCGTCGCCTCGCGCTGCCTCAACCTTCGCGCCGGCGTCGGCGCGGCGTCATCGCAGAACGTGACCAATCCCGCGCTCGGGGGCTTCGTGCTCGACCGGCTTGCGCGCGGCGAGAGCTCGGAGGCGGCCGTTTCCGCGTCGGCCGCCTCCGACCCATACCCCGAGTACCGTCAATTGACGGCCGTCGACGCCCAGGGGCGTGCGGCGGTGTTCTCCGGGGAGAAGTCCCTCGGCGTGCACACCGAGCGCATCGGTCAGGGTGCGGTCGCGGCCGGCAACCTCCTCGCGTCGGAGCGCACGATCGACGAGTTGCTCGAGGGGTACCTGCGCAGCAACGCCACGACGTTCGAAGCCCGCCTGCTCGACGGCGCGCTCGCCGCGCTCGCGGCCGGCGGTGAGGCAGGTCCCGTGCGCTCGGCGGGGCTCGCCGTCGTCGAGAACGAACCATGGCGGGTCACCGACCTGCGCGTCGACGACCACGACGCGCCGATCGGCGAGCTCGCCCGGCTCCTCGAGCTGTGGCTGCCGCAGAAGGAGGCGTATCGGGCCCGCGCGCATGACCCCCGCGAAGCGCCCTCGTACGGAGTCCCCGGCGATGAGTGA
- a CDS encoding o-succinylbenzoate synthase, with product MPHHGSPRPDSTSPGVPPLDELLTRAHVVALPLAARFRGVTVREAMLFDGPVAWSEWSPFSEYDDAEATTWLAAALEFGFDPSLARLADGAVAVNATVPAVPAADVAGVLARYDGCRTAKVKVAERGQSLADDLARVAEVRRIMGPDARLRVDSNAGWGVPEAVDALTALAEFELEYAEQPVPGIGALAEVRRVLRARGVPVRVAADEAVRKATDPLAVARAGAADVIIVKAQPLGGVRRAAAVARAAGLPATVSSALDTSVGIAMGAQLAAAVAGFSEEFGAPAGGFDAGLGTASLFTDDVTAPPLRPRGGRIPLAPVSPDRDALARLAAPPERDGWWRERLRRCHALLSATA from the coding sequence GTGCCGCACCATGGCTCGCCGCGGCCCGACTCGACGTCGCCCGGTGTGCCGCCGCTCGACGAGCTACTGACGCGGGCGCACGTCGTCGCCCTCCCCCTGGCCGCGCGCTTCCGCGGCGTCACCGTGCGCGAGGCCATGCTCTTCGACGGACCGGTCGCCTGGAGCGAATGGTCGCCATTCAGCGAGTACGACGACGCCGAGGCGACCACGTGGCTCGCAGCGGCTCTCGAGTTCGGTTTCGACCCGTCACTGGCACGACTGGCCGACGGAGCCGTTGCGGTCAACGCAACCGTGCCCGCCGTTCCTGCCGCCGATGTCGCCGGCGTGCTTGCGCGCTACGACGGCTGCCGAACGGCCAAGGTCAAGGTTGCCGAGCGCGGGCAGTCCCTCGCCGACGATCTGGCCCGCGTCGCCGAGGTGCGCCGGATCATGGGGCCGGATGCCCGCCTGCGCGTCGACTCGAACGCGGGCTGGGGCGTTCCCGAGGCCGTCGATGCCCTCACCGCGCTCGCCGAATTCGAGCTCGAGTACGCGGAGCAGCCTGTCCCCGGCATCGGGGCGCTCGCCGAGGTGCGGCGAGTGCTGCGCGCACGCGGGGTTCCGGTGCGCGTCGCCGCCGACGAGGCCGTCCGCAAGGCCACCGACCCGCTCGCGGTTGCCCGCGCCGGCGCAGCCGACGTCATCATCGTGAAGGCGCAACCGCTCGGTGGCGTGCGACGCGCGGCCGCCGTCGCCCGCGCGGCCGGGCTGCCCGCGACCGTGTCGAGCGCGCTCGACACGTCGGTCGGCATTGCCATGGGGGCGCAGCTCGCCGCCGCGGTCGCGGGATTCTCGGAGGAGTTCGGTGCGCCGGCGGGCGGCTTCGACGCTGGGCTCGGCACGGCATCACTGTTCACCGACGACGTGACGGCGCCGCCGCTTCGTCCGCGCGGGGGCCGCATCCCGCTCGCCCCCGTCTCCCCCGACCGCGACGCCCTCGCGCGCCTGGCCGCGCCGCCCGAGCGCGACGGGTGGTGGCGCGAGCGCCTGCGGCGGTGCCACGCGCTGCTTTCCGCGACCGCCTGA
- a CDS encoding DNA-3-methyladenine glycosylase family protein translates to MPPQPSPVPRSRGSRHSRRIAGELARATSNAPQAEPSPRAETVYRPRAPIDVARTLSPLERGHSDPTLTVDRVTGDRWLAVRNDQGDATLCIRPVTEGARIVAFGRGSDRAIELAPELLGRGDDWSGLDLRRVPWLAEVRRRHPGLRLCRTNAVFPAIAQAIIEQRVTGTEAHGAWAWLHRRYADRAPGPTNLVPRGLLLPLTPRQWLGIPSWDWHRAGVDHARSTALLRAAAVADGLERTLRLGRGSDEITARLRSVPGVGVWTAAETTQRSHGDPDAPSFGDFHVAHWVGYALRGERTDDVGMRDLLEPWRGHRQRVVRLIALSDRRREPRRAPRLEPADHRRR, encoded by the coding sequence ATGCCTCCGCAGCCGAGCCCCGTGCCGCGCTCGCGGGGCAGTCGCCATTCGCGCCGCATCGCCGGCGAGCTCGCCCGCGCGACGTCGAACGCGCCGCAGGCGGAGCCGTCCCCACGGGCCGAGACGGTCTACCGCCCGCGCGCGCCGATCGACGTCGCGCGCACCCTCTCGCCCCTCGAGCGGGGTCACAGCGATCCGACCTTGACCGTCGATCGTGTGACCGGCGACCGCTGGCTCGCGGTGCGCAACGACCAGGGCGACGCGACCCTGTGCATCCGGCCCGTCACCGAGGGCGCTCGCATCGTGGCGTTCGGCCGCGGTTCGGACCGGGCGATCGAACTCGCCCCGGAGCTGCTGGGCCGCGGCGATGACTGGAGCGGCCTCGACCTGCGCCGCGTGCCGTGGCTGGCGGAGGTTCGGCGGCGGCACCCCGGGCTGCGGCTGTGCCGCACGAACGCGGTGTTTCCCGCCATCGCGCAGGCCATCATCGAGCAGCGGGTGACCGGTACCGAGGCGCACGGGGCGTGGGCGTGGCTGCACCGGCGCTATGCCGACCGCGCGCCGGGGCCGACGAACCTCGTGCCGCGGGGGCTGTTGCTGCCGCTGACGCCTCGGCAGTGGCTCGGCATTCCGTCGTGGGACTGGCACCGGGCCGGTGTCGACCATGCCCGCTCGACCGCGCTGCTTCGGGCTGCCGCCGTCGCCGACGGTCTGGAGCGCACGCTCCGCCTCGGCCGCGGCAGCGACGAGATCACCGCCAGGCTGCGCAGTGTGCCCGGTGTCGGCGTGTGGACGGCCGCCGAGACGACACAGCGATCCCATGGCGACCCCGACGCCCCCAGCTTCGGCGACTTCCACGTTGCGCACTGGGTCGGCTACGCGCTCAGGGGCGAGCGCACCGATGACGTGGGCATGCGAGATTTGCTCGAGCCGTGGCGAGGCCACCGGCAGCGGGTCGTGCGCCTGATCGCCCTCTCGGACCGCCGCCGCGAGCCGCGGCGCGCCCCACGGCTCGAACCCGCCGATCACCGCAGGAGGTAG
- a CDS encoding carbohydrate kinase family protein, translating to MPPLSSPQAIPNVTAPVAVIGDVYIDEVFEGDDRRGASTEHLGGSGLAVATDLALLGVECMLIASVGDDAAGRRVRAHLDEHGIQFLPTVGSHPTGHVRSVHVQGRTHSRYDESTRLRRVDFDDAQLAAIGDAPYVAVAGFAFDDKKQQRKLLAAVRQPQNRLVLDPNPREGLFIDQGRFRRHFERHASSALLVHLGSGDAELIFRSPVDEVTSDLLDLGAGHVLATEGRNGSRWVNRAGLDVSAPIAYFDGPVVDTLGAGDAVLAVAIAALVREGVPRRELDARAILHRAMALAGATIRNRGPHLQDADEVPISAKRTSNAFRVLEEPRHRLVR from the coding sequence GTGCCTCCCCTGAGCTCGCCGCAGGCGATTCCGAACGTGACGGCCCCTGTCGCGGTGATCGGTGACGTCTACATCGACGAGGTCTTCGAAGGCGACGATCGACGGGGTGCGAGCACCGAGCACCTGGGGGGTTCGGGCCTCGCCGTCGCCACCGACCTCGCGTTGCTCGGCGTCGAGTGCATGCTCATCGCGTCGGTCGGAGACGATGCCGCTGGGCGCCGCGTGCGGGCGCACCTTGACGAGCACGGCATCCAATTCCTGCCGACGGTCGGCAGCCACCCGACAGGTCACGTGCGCAGCGTGCACGTCCAGGGGCGCACGCACTCCCGATACGACGAGTCGACACGGCTTCGGCGCGTCGACTTCGACGACGCCCAGCTCGCCGCGATCGGTGACGCCCCCTACGTCGCGGTCGCGGGCTTCGCGTTCGACGATAAGAAGCAGCAGCGCAAGCTGCTCGCGGCAGTGCGCCAGCCGCAGAACCGTCTCGTGCTCGACCCGAACCCGCGCGAGGGTCTCTTCATCGACCAGGGGCGGTTTCGCCGGCACTTCGAGCGGCATGCGTCGAGCGCACTGCTCGTGCACCTCGGGTCAGGCGACGCCGAGCTGATCTTCCGGTCGCCCGTCGACGAGGTCACGAGCGATCTGCTCGACCTCGGTGCTGGGCACGTTTTGGCGACCGAGGGGCGCAATGGCAGCCGCTGGGTCAACAGGGCGGGCCTCGACGTGTCGGCGCCCATCGCGTACTTCGATGGCCCCGTCGTCGACACGCTCGGCGCGGGCGACGCGGTGCTCGCGGTCGCGATCGCCGCCCTCGTGCGCGAGGGCGTGCCGAGGCGGGAGCTCGACGCGCGTGCCATCCTGCACCGGGCGATGGCACTCGCGGGCGCGACGATCCGTAACCGCGGCCCGCACCTGCAGGACGCCGACGAGGTGCCCATCTCAGCCAAACGGACGTCGAACGCGTTCCGGGTGCTCGAAGAACCGCGTCACCGCCTCGTTCGGTAG
- a CDS encoding thioesterase family protein: protein MRISLRLVIVLLRAFLRSRRAAADVSRIPMRVGPGDLDLNGHMNNGTYLTLQDLGRIDYLVRTGIFERTRARTWNAVVVAQTITYRASLHLGERFLVETRYLGYDDYGVYMEQRFTVDGQLRSTSYVRARFVGPDGPIGAAELVEVLPEMSRLPDRVPAWVREWAEHVRLPSRRSDAPSVWERFMDGGAAGAGGTAGAGGDAGLIADPGDAPERRARAGNE from the coding sequence GTGAGAATCTCGCTGCGCCTCGTCATCGTGCTCCTTCGCGCCTTCCTGCGTTCCCGCCGCGCAGCCGCAGACGTCTCGCGCATCCCGATGCGCGTCGGCCCCGGCGACCTCGACCTCAACGGCCACATGAACAACGGCACGTACCTCACGCTGCAAGACCTCGGCCGCATCGACTATCTCGTTCGCACGGGCATCTTCGAGCGCACGCGAGCGCGCACGTGGAACGCCGTCGTCGTCGCCCAGACCATCACGTATCGTGCCTCGCTGCATCTCGGTGAGCGTTTCCTCGTTGAGACCCGCTATCTCGGCTACGACGACTACGGCGTGTACATGGAGCAGCGCTTCACGGTCGACGGCCAGCTGCGATCGACGTCGTACGTGCGCGCCAGGTTCGTCGGGCCCGACGGTCCCATCGGCGCCGCCGAACTCGTCGAGGTGCTCCCCGAGATGAGCCGGCTGCCCGACCGGGTGCCGGCGTGGGTGCGCGAGTGGGCCGAACACGTCCGACTGCCGTCGCGCCGGAGCGACGCGCCGAGCGTGTGGGAGCGATTCATGGATGGCGGAGCCGCGGGAGCGGGTGGAACAGCGGGAGCGGGTGGAGACGCGGGGCTCATCGCCGATCCGGGCGACGCGCCCGAGCGCCGTGCGCGCGCCGGCAACGAGTAG
- a CDS encoding AMP-binding protein, producing the protein MSARPLRVVDASRPLEVRDAIADALAGGAPVLPRSGAASAGGSRPAPAALSLGGEWPGDACLVIETSGSTATPKRVVLTATSLRASAAATAARLSGAPQAGDSGGDGARCFGHAQWMLCLPAEYVAGAQVLARSIMAETEPVVSTPGPFDALRFAADVDRMHEGLRRTSIVPAQLGRLLDAAEGVGVAGGAGGAGGDEAARVRAAVASLDAVLVGGQSTPLALRERAARLGWRLVTTYGASETSGGCVYDGVPLDGVEARVVDGEVQLSGEVLAAGYLGDPERTAQAFVCDGGRRWYRTGDGGTVEVRAKVACAEGERAEGERTDGAGAGDAGVGDVRAGPVRAGDGSGEQRISIAGRLDNVIISGGEKVSLDRVERLVREVAGYEESVVVGVPSAEWGEVPAVVLAGPAALTHPEAPSGRTGVCVDAPEALAADPGWKVVRAAAEAAGRAARPAHRIRLATMPRLVSGKPDRREVTDLARRALAEGA; encoded by the coding sequence ATGTCGGCACGGCCTCTTCGCGTCGTCGACGCGTCGCGCCCCCTCGAGGTGCGCGACGCGATCGCGGATGCCCTCGCAGGGGGTGCGCCCGTGCTTCCGAGGTCCGGGGCGGCATCGGCCGGGGGCTCACGCCCCGCACCGGCTGCGCTCTCGCTCGGTGGCGAGTGGCCCGGCGATGCCTGCCTGGTCATTGAAACGAGCGGGTCGACCGCGACGCCCAAGCGGGTCGTGCTGACGGCGACGTCGTTGCGCGCCTCGGCAGCGGCGACCGCGGCGCGGCTGAGTGGGGCGCCGCAGGCCGGCGATAGCGGCGGCGACGGGGCCAGGTGCTTCGGACATGCGCAGTGGATGCTGTGCCTGCCGGCCGAGTACGTGGCCGGCGCGCAGGTGCTCGCGCGGTCGATCATGGCCGAAACCGAGCCGGTCGTCTCGACACCCGGGCCCTTCGACGCCCTGCGCTTCGCGGCCGACGTCGACCGCATGCACGAGGGCCTGCGCCGCACGTCGATCGTGCCCGCTCAGCTCGGGCGCCTGCTCGACGCGGCTGAGGGCGTCGGCGTCGCGGGCGGAGCGGGCGGAGCGGGCGGTGACGAGGCCGCGCGTGTCCGCGCGGCCGTCGCCAGTCTCGACGCGGTGCTCGTCGGCGGGCAGTCGACGCCGTTGGCCCTGCGGGAGCGGGCGGCGCGCCTGGGGTGGCGGCTCGTGACGACCTATGGCGCGAGCGAGACCTCGGGCGGGTGCGTCTACGACGGGGTGCCCCTCGACGGGGTGGAGGCGCGCGTCGTCGACGGCGAGGTGCAGCTGTCGGGGGAGGTGCTCGCGGCCGGGTACCTCGGCGATCCCGAGCGAACGGCGCAGGCCTTCGTGTGCGACGGCGGTCGCCGCTGGTACCGAACGGGCGACGGTGGCACGGTCGAGGTGCGTGCGAAGGTTGCATGTGCGGAGGGCGAGCGCGCGGAGGGCGAGCGTACGGACGGCGCAGGTGCGGGCGACGCAGGTGTCGGCGATGTACGTGCCGGCCCTGTACGTGCCGGCGACGGCAGCGGGGAGCAGCGCATCTCCATCGCAGGGCGGCTCGACAACGTCATCATCTCCGGGGGCGAGAAGGTGTCGCTCGATCGCGTCGAGCGCCTCGTGCGTGAGGTCGCCGGCTACGAGGAGAGCGTCGTCGTGGGCGTGCCGTCGGCCGAGTGGGGCGAGGTGCCGGCGGTCGTCCTCGCCGGCCCGGCGGCGCTCACGCACCCGGAGGCGCCATCCGGTCGCACGGGCGTGTGCGTCGATGCCCCGGAAGCTCTCGCGGCCGATCCCGGGTGGAAGGTGGTCAGGGCCGCCGCCGAGGCCGCGGGCAGGGCGGCCAGACCGGCACACCGCATTCGCCTCGCGACGATGCCGCGCCTCGTGAGCGGCAAGCCCGATCGGCGAGAGGTCACCGACCTTGCACGGCGAGCCCTCGCCGAGGGTGCGTGA
- a CDS encoding 1,4-dihydroxy-2-naphthoate polyprenyltransferase, which translates to MERGNPTQRPGKRARGTGAGLGAWIGGARLRTLPLAISPVILGTAGAQTVSAEGEYHWVRALVCLVVAVFLQIGVNYANDYSDGIRGTDDHRVGPARLTASGRATPTTVRNVAFACFGIAALGGLFLAWRTEQWWLIAIGAAAILAAWFYTGGKRPYGYYGLGEVFVFVFFGLVATAGTMYVQVLQVTNDGWLLAAAAGSFACAVLMVNNLRDIQQDRAAGKRTLAVLIGHVASRWVFGVLALAPYVVTVLFMLLYPNALYSFFSLMLIGPAVLITATAVRAKELVLALLLTSLGSLAYAVLLGLAVAFGPYLGVAESAY; encoded by the coding sequence ATCGAGCGCGGCAACCCGACGCAGCGCCCCGGCAAGCGGGCGCGGGGCACGGGCGCGGGGCTCGGCGCCTGGATCGGCGGTGCGCGCCTGCGCACGCTTCCGCTCGCCATCTCGCCGGTCATCCTCGGCACCGCCGGCGCGCAGACCGTCAGCGCGGAGGGCGAATACCACTGGGTGCGCGCGCTCGTCTGCCTCGTCGTCGCCGTCTTCCTGCAGATCGGCGTGAACTACGCGAACGACTACTCCGACGGCATCCGGGGCACCGACGACCATCGAGTCGGCCCCGCGCGCCTCACCGCCTCGGGTCGCGCCACCCCCACGACCGTGCGCAACGTCGCCTTCGCCTGCTTCGGCATCGCGGCGCTCGGTGGCCTCTTCCTCGCCTGGCGCACCGAGCAGTGGTGGCTCATCGCCATCGGCGCGGCCGCGATTCTCGCCGCCTGGTTCTACACGGGCGGCAAGCGGCCGTACGGCTACTACGGCCTCGGCGAGGTGTTCGTCTTCGTCTTCTTCGGGCTCGTGGCGACCGCGGGCACCATGTACGTGCAGGTGCTGCAGGTGACCAACGACGGCTGGTTGCTCGCCGCGGCCGCCGGCAGCTTCGCCTGCGCCGTGCTCATGGTGAACAACCTGCGCGACATCCAGCAGGACCGCGCCGCGGGCAAACGCACCCTCGCCGTGCTCATCGGTCATGTCGCGAGCCGGTGGGTGTTCGGTGTGCTCGCGCTCGCGCCGTACGTCGTGACGGTGCTGTTCATGCTGCTCTATCCCAACGCGCTGTACAGCTTCTTCTCGCTCATGCTCATCGGGCCGGCGGTGCTCATCACGGCGACTGCGGTGCGGGCGAAGGAGCTGGTGCTCGCGTTGCTGCTCACCAGCCTCGGCTCGCTCGCCTACGCCGTGCTGCTCGGCCTGGCGGTCGCGTTCGGCCCGTACCTCGGTGTCGCCGAGTCGGCGTACTAG
- a CDS encoding M20 family metallopeptidase, with translation MSDARAGLKRRVAGVVAESRDELIGISRHLHANPEIRWQEHGSVTYLADRLRASGFAVEVGAGGLETAFVASRGTGARKVAFVAEYDALEGLGHACGHNIIAAAGVGAGIALASLADELDLTVIVVGTPAEEGGGGKIPMLEAGVFDDLEFAMMVHPGPADSVYARPFAVAHFDVGYEGFSAHAAAYPHLGVNASDAMLVAQVAIGLLRQQLPSTVRVHGIVREAGTAPNAIPDSARGSWYVRASSMEELQATLERVSRCFEAGAIATGCSWNLTETSPRYDVFRNDEPLARAFAANAAELGRDMDLHERGAGGMNTASTDMGNISQRVRAIHPYLSIDSLPVVNHQAGFADAAITPAADRALLEGATLLAQTAVDGLIAAD, from the coding sequence ATGAGTGACGCCCGCGCCGGGCTCAAGCGGCGCGTCGCCGGCGTCGTCGCCGAATCCCGCGACGAGCTCATCGGCATCAGCCGGCACCTGCACGCGAACCCCGAGATCCGTTGGCAGGAGCACGGATCCGTGACATACCTCGCCGATCGGCTGCGCGCATCCGGCTTCGCGGTCGAGGTCGGCGCGGGAGGGCTTGAGACGGCGTTCGTCGCCAGCCGGGGAACGGGAGCGAGGAAGGTCGCGTTCGTCGCCGAATACGATGCCCTCGAAGGGCTCGGTCACGCGTGCGGTCACAACATCATCGCCGCGGCCGGCGTCGGCGCGGGCATCGCGCTCGCGTCGCTCGCCGACGAGCTCGATCTGACCGTGATCGTTGTCGGCACGCCGGCCGAGGAGGGCGGCGGCGGCAAGATCCCCATGCTCGAGGCCGGCGTGTTCGACGATCTTGAGTTCGCCATGATGGTGCACCCCGGCCCCGCCGACAGCGTGTACGCGCGGCCCTTCGCCGTGGCCCACTTCGACGTCGGCTATGAGGGGTTCTCGGCACACGCCGCCGCCTACCCGCACCTCGGTGTGAACGCCTCCGACGCCATGCTCGTCGCGCAGGTCGCGATCGGCCTGCTTCGACAGCAGCTGCCGTCGACCGTGCGGGTGCACGGCATCGTGCGCGAGGCCGGAACGGCGCCGAATGCGATCCCGGACAGCGCACGCGGCTCGTGGTACGTGCGTGCCTCGTCGATGGAGGAACTGCAGGCGACCCTGGAGCGGGTCTCGCGCTGCTTCGAGGCCGGGGCGATCGCTACCGGTTGCTCATGGAACCTCACCGAGACGAGCCCCCGGTACGACGTGTTCCGAAACGACGAACCGCTCGCGCGGGCGTTCGCCGCGAACGCCGCGGAACTCGGGCGCGACATGGATCTCCACGAGCGAGGAGCCGGTGGGATGAACACCGCCTCCACCGACATGGGCAACATCTCCCAGCGCGTTCGCGCGATCCACCCGTACCTGTCCATCGATTCGCTGCCGGTCGTGAACCACCAGGCCGGGTTCGCCGACGCGGCGATCACGCCTGCCGCCGACCGGGCGCTCCTCGAGGGGGCGACGCTGCTCGCGCAGACCGCCGTCGACGGGTTGATCGCAGCGGACTGA